Sequence from the Arthrobacter pigmenti genome:
CGGCTCTCGTCGATGAACCCGAACCTGCAGAACATCCCGATCCGCTCGGATGAAGGACGCCGGATCCGCGAGGCTTTCGTGGTTGGTCCGGGCTACGAGTGCCTGATGACGGCGGACTACTCACAGATCGAAATGCGCATCATGGCGCATCTCTCGGGCGACGAGGGTCTCATCGCGGCGTTCAACGAGGGTGAGGACCTGCATCGCTTTGTGGGTTCGCATATCTTCGGCGTAGCGCCCGAGGACGTCACCAACGCCATGCGCTCCAAGGTGAAGGCCATGTCCTACGGGCTGGTTTACGGTTTGAGTTCCTTCGGCCTGTCAAAGCAGCTGGCTATTTCCGTGGACGAGGCGCGGAACCTCATGCGGGATTACTTTGACCGCTTCGGAGCGGTGCGGGATTACCTGCGGGGGATCGTCGAGCAGGCCCGCAAGGACGGCTTCACTTCAACGATTGAGGGCCGCCGCCGTTACCTGCCAGACCTCGCGAGCGATAACCGGCAGCTGCGCGAGATGGCTGAGCGGGCAGCGTTGAACGCCCCCATCCAGGGTTCCGCCGCGGACATCATCAAGAAGGCGATGCTCGGTGTTGAGGAACAGTTGCGAGTACGCGGCCTGGCTTCCCGGATGCTGCTTCAGGTGCACGATGAACTGGTTCTTGAGGTCGCAGCCGGCGAGCGGGGCGAAGTGGACCAGCTGGTGCGTGCCGAAATGGCGGGCGCTGCGGATCTCTCGGTGCCGCTGGATGTATCCGTGGGGACCGGGATGAGCTGGCATGAAGCCGCGCATTAGCGCTGGCCCGGTCCGTTCAAAGGGCACTAGGCTGACTGATTGTGACTGCACATACTGAAACGGTGGCAACTGGCCTGCGCATCGAAACCTTCACAGTCGAAGAAGAGACCGACACAACAGCTGGCGGTCAGCTCTCCTCCTGGTTCGAGGGCGTGAGCTTCGGCTTCCACGAGAACCGCAGGGAGAACGAGGACCTGCCGAAGCTTGCAGAGGCGTTCGCGGCGGACCGGCGGACGGTGTGGGGCGTTTACGACGAGCAGCCCGGGCCGCATGCCTGGGATCCGCGCGTTCCGGTGGCGACGTACGCGACGATGGTGAACACCCTCAACGTCGGGGGAGGCCGGCTCCTTGACGCGCACCTCGTGACAGCCGTGACGGTGCGCCCCACCCACCGGCGTCGCGGCTTGCTTCGCCGCATGATCACTTCCGACCTGCAGGGTGCGGCAGATCGCGGTCTCGCGATCGCTGCGCTCACTGCCTCAGAGGCAACCATCTACGGACGCTTCGGGTTCGGAGCCGCAACGTTCACCACCAGTGTCGAGGTCGACGTTCGGGAACGCTTCGCGGTGACCGCGCCAGCTTACGGCAGGGTCGAGGTCGTGGAGCCGGACGCCGTCGTCGGGCTGGCGCAGGAAATCTTCGCGGGCTTCCATGGCCGCTCCCTCGGTTCGATCGGGCGGCAGTTCGCCTATGCGCGGCGGGCCTCAGGGCTCTGGGGCGATGAGCGCCCACAGCCGGACAAGGGTGTGCGGACGGCAGTTCATTACGACGACGACGGGCGGCCGGACGGCTACGTCACCTACAAGTTCGCGGGCTGGGAGAGCACGCCCTACACCATGC
This genomic interval carries:
- a CDS encoding GNAT family N-acetyltransferase, with protein sequence MATGLRIETFTVEEETDTTAGGQLSSWFEGVSFGFHENRRENEDLPKLAEAFAADRRTVWGVYDEQPGPHAWDPRVPVATYATMVNTLNVGGGRLLDAHLVTAVTVRPTHRRRGLLRRMITSDLQGAADRGLAIAALTASEATIYGRFGFGAATFTTSVEVDVRERFAVTAPAYGRVEVVEPDAVVGLAQEIFAGFHGRSLGSIGRQFAYARRASGLWGDERPQPDKGVRTAVHYDDDGRPDGYVTYKFAGWESTPYTMRVKDLVATSDAAYLELWRFLGSLDLVERVSFNLASVQDPLPWALSDRRCRGLLGEEDVLWLRILDPVAALRARHYEADGSLILTIADGLGYAAGSFELTVTDGVGSVRTVDEGTPADIALDVAALGSIYLGGVDARTLASAGQIRVGSPEGLDRADHLFSVARQPYCITHF